A segment of the Symmachiella macrocystis genome:
GCTTGTGGCGCAATCGAGGCAGCGGTTTGCTTGTTGGCGATCAAACATGGGGTCGCCCCACCGACGATCAACTATTCAACTCCTGATCCGGAGTGCGATTTGGATTATATACCCAACATCGCTCGCGAAATTGATTGCCGGCACGTGTTGAGCAACAGCATCGGATTTGGCGGCCAAAACGCGGCGCTGGTCCTCTCACGCTTCGACGAAGCCTCATCCACTGCCACAGTTCGCTGGGCCGCTTAACGATCAAGCCGACAGTGACACCCCTGTAGTGGTCCTTCAAAACGGGCAAGCAATCACATGCCGACCGGCACTAAAACAACTGTCAATTCTCCTGAATGGATTACGCGGCTCGCGGAACATCGCGGTACGAATGCAGCAGGGACGCGCGCGATCAGCACTGCCGCAGTCATCGGTGCAGGAGTGATGGGACGCGGCATTGCTATGGCCAATGCGCGGCACGGTATTCGTGTGATGTTGTCGGATACTTCGGAGGAAGCCGTCGCGCATGGTGTGGCGGATATCCAAACGCATGTGGATTCTACGTTGATTCGCGGCAGCCAAGCAGCGGAAGAGTTGGCTGCGGCGGATTTGGTGATCGAAGCGGTCATCGAACGGCTGCCGGTCAAACGTCGCGTCTTTAAGAAACTCGAGTCGCTCGCTCATGAGCAGACGATCTTTGCGTCCAATACGTCCAGTATTCCCGTGACCGAGATAGCGGCGAAATTGACTCGACCACAGAATTTCGTCGGACTGCACTTTTGCCATCCGGTGGCGGAGCGGATGTTGTTGGAAATCGTGCGTGGTGAACAGACGAGCGATGAAACCATTACCGTTGCGATCGACTATGCCCGCGCGATCGGCAAGCGGCCGGTGGTGGTCGGTGACAGTCCGGGGTTTGTCGTCAATCGGTTGCTGACACCGTACCTGAATGAGGCCTTGGAATTGTTATTAGAAGGGGCGGAGGTCGGTGCGATTGAATCCGCCGCGACCGAGTTCGGTATGCCGATTGGACCGCTCACAGCGATTGATGCAATTGGTATCGACGTCGCCTTGCGAGCCGGGACCACGATCTACGACGCGTTTCCTGAGCGGGTGGTGACCTCGGAACTGTTGTTGATGCTATT
Coding sequences within it:
- a CDS encoding 3-hydroxyacyl-CoA dehydrogenase NAD-binding domain-containing protein; the encoded protein is MPTGTKTTVNSPEWITRLAEHRGTNAAGTRAISTAAVIGAGVMGRGIAMANARHGIRVMLSDTSEEAVAHGVADIQTHVDSTLIRGSQAAEELAAADLVIEAVIERLPVKRRVFKKLESLAHEQTIFASNTSSIPVTEIAAKLTRPQNFVGLHFCHPVAERMLLEIVRGEQTSDETITVAIDYARAIGKRPVVVGDSPGFVVNRLLTPYLNEALELLLEGAEVGAIESAATEFGMPIGPLTAIDAIGIDVALRAGTTIYDAFPERVVTSELLLMLFQSGQFGQKTGSGFFQYDGDVGGGTLSHSAEQLIHERRREQRAFSRDELTARLILPMLTEAELVLEAGLVASPQDIDEALIHGIGFPEATGGLLRWADGVGLATILEMLRPLRRLGPRYVAGRQIEALAAAGRGFYQ